In Treponema denticola, one genomic interval encodes:
- the secA gene encoding preprotein translocase subunit SecA — protein sequence MLDSIIKILFGSKHERDIKAMLPILHKINEKEAWALSLSEEEFKAKTNEFRERYQKGESLDSFIPEAFALAREAARRILGERPYDVQILGSLVLHSGKIVEMKTGEGKTLMSVAAAYLNSLTGKGVHIVTVNDYLAERDADWMRPVYSYLGVSVGVILSNMENDARRIEYNCDITYGTNNEFGFDYLRDNMQMRLKDKTQREFSFAIVDEIDSILIDEARTPLIISGAAEDDTMRFFEVDRLIGQLKEVEKNPETGEYPNELEGEEVIGDYTIDEKSKRVSFTDSGMLHIQDVLQKQGLIKSGNLFDEENFEYIHYFTQSVRAHVLFHIDVDYVIQDGQVQIVDEFTGRVLEGRRYSDGLHQAIEAKEHIKIAQRNRTLATITFQNFFRMYDKLSGMTGTADTEAVEFTKIYNLDVVVIPTNLPVARKDEHDVIYLNENDKFEALCTEISEAYKRGQPVLVGTVSIEKSELISKLLTKRGVRHEVLNAKNHEREALIIAEAGAKGSVTIATNMAGRGTDIKLGGSPEMRAKKRTGTNPNPDYYEKVLAEEYAKWQSDYNEVKELGGLYVIGTERHESRRIDNQLRGRSGRQGDPGRSKFFLSLDDDLMRLFGGENLKNVMSKIGMRAGEPIEHPWINKSIEKAQTKVENRNFDIRKHLLEYDDVLNEQRSFIYEQRNAILEDENLIERIYATLEEFISEKFDEYSSSSKAEKEERARLIKDIFREKFAYTLTEEDFANIDKKNHEEEINEFVEHFTKELKEKEALAGKENLNMFIRYQYLQAIDKKWLDHLENLESLREAVYLRSYGQKNPLTEYKLEGFDIFYSMLDDIRIEIASRLVRVQISTEEEAHASRQMRSIQGNAQHNSMGSFSGSGQGMGPTALSSRSRPENAQVVRTVPKVGRNEPCPCGSGKKYKHCCGKNG from the coding sequence ATGTTAGATTCTATAATTAAAATTCTTTTCGGTTCAAAGCATGAGCGGGATATTAAGGCCATGCTTCCGATTTTACACAAGATAAACGAAAAAGAGGCTTGGGCTCTTTCTCTCTCCGAGGAGGAGTTTAAGGCAAAAACAAATGAGTTTAGGGAACGCTATCAAAAAGGGGAATCCTTGGATTCTTTTATCCCCGAAGCCTTTGCCCTCGCACGGGAAGCAGCCAGACGTATCTTGGGAGAGCGTCCCTACGATGTTCAGATTTTAGGCTCCCTTGTTCTCCATTCCGGTAAGATAGTTGAAATGAAAACGGGTGAAGGTAAGACCCTTATGAGCGTTGCCGCCGCCTACTTAAACAGCCTTACAGGGAAGGGTGTTCATATTGTAACGGTAAACGATTACCTTGCAGAACGGGATGCCGATTGGATGAGACCCGTTTATTCTTATCTGGGTGTAAGTGTCGGCGTTATTCTTTCCAATATGGAAAACGATGCCCGCCGTATAGAATATAACTGCGATATAACCTATGGTACTAATAACGAGTTCGGCTTTGATTACCTCCGTGACAATATGCAGATGAGGCTCAAGGACAAGACTCAAAGAGAATTTTCCTTTGCAATAGTAGACGAAATCGACTCTATCTTGATAGACGAGGCTAGAACTCCCTTGATTATTTCGGGGGCTGCCGAAGACGATACAATGCGCTTTTTTGAGGTTGACCGCCTCATAGGTCAATTAAAAGAAGTCGAAAAAAATCCCGAGACGGGCGAATATCCGAATGAGCTTGAGGGAGAAGAAGTTATCGGAGACTATACGATAGACGAAAAGAGCAAGAGGGTTTCTTTTACCGATTCAGGTATGCTCCACATTCAGGATGTCCTTCAAAAGCAGGGACTTATCAAAAGCGGAAACCTCTTTGATGAAGAAAACTTTGAATATATTCACTATTTTACCCAATCGGTAAGGGCTCATGTTCTTTTCCATATTGATGTGGACTATGTTATTCAAGACGGTCAGGTACAGATAGTAGACGAGTTCACAGGCCGTGTTTTAGAGGGCCGCCGTTATTCGGACGGGCTCCATCAGGCTATTGAAGCTAAGGAGCATATTAAAATCGCTCAAAGGAATAGAACCCTTGCGACTATTACATTCCAAAACTTTTTTAGAATGTACGATAAACTTTCCGGGATGACCGGTACGGCAGATACGGAAGCCGTTGAGTTTACAAAGATTTATAACTTGGATGTTGTCGTTATCCCGACAAACCTCCCTGTTGCCCGAAAAGATGAACACGATGTAATCTACCTAAACGAAAACGATAAATTTGAAGCCCTTTGTACCGAAATAAGCGAGGCTTATAAGAGGGGGCAGCCCGTCCTCGTAGGTACGGTTTCTATCGAAAAATCCGAGCTTATTTCAAAACTCTTAACAAAGAGGGGTGTAAGACACGAGGTTTTAAACGCCAAAAATCATGAGAGGGAAGCTCTTATAATTGCAGAAGCCGGAGCAAAGGGTTCCGTTACCATAGCCACCAATATGGCGGGACGAGGTACGGATATTAAGCTGGGCGGAAGCCCCGAAATGAGGGCTAAAAAACGCACGGGCACAAATCCCAATCCCGATTATTATGAAAAAGTTCTTGCCGAAGAATATGCAAAATGGCAAAGCGATTATAATGAGGTAAAAGAACTAGGAGGCCTTTATGTAATAGGTACGGAGCGTCATGAAAGCCGCCGAATCGATAATCAGCTTCGAGGCCGTTCGGGCCGTCAAGGAGATCCGGGACGCTCCAAATTCTTCCTTTCCCTCGATGATGACCTGATGAGGCTTTTCGGAGGCGAAAACTTAAAAAATGTTATGTCCAAGATAGGAATGAGGGCAGGGGAGCCCATCGAGCATCCTTGGATAAACAAGAGCATAGAAAAAGCTCAGACAAAGGTAGAAAACCGCAACTTCGATATTCGAAAACATTTGTTGGAATATGACGATGTATTGAACGAACAGCGCTCCTTTATCTATGAGCAGCGAAATGCAATCCTTGAAGATGAAAATCTTATCGAGCGTATTTACGCAACCCTCGAAGAATTTATAAGCGAAAAATTCGATGAGTATAGTTCAAGCTCAAAGGCCGAAAAAGAAGAAAGAGCCCGTCTTATAAAAGATATCTTTAGGGAAAAGTTTGCCTATACTCTGACCGAAGAAGATTTTGCAAATATCGATAAAAAGAATCATGAAGAAGAGATAAACGAATTTGTAGAGCATTTTACAAAGGAACTTAAAGAAAAAGAAGCTCTTGCAGGTAAAGAAAACCTGAACATGTTTATCCGCTACCAATACTTGCAGGCTATCGACAAAAAATGGCTCGACCATCTTGAAAATTTGGAGTCCTTGCGCGAAGCCGTTTATCTTCGCTCCTACGGACAAAAAAATCCTTTAACCGAGTACAAACTTGAAGGCTTCGATATTTTTTATTCCATGCTTGACGATATAAGAATCGAAATAGCCTCCCGTCTTGTCCGTGTTCAAATCAGCACGGAAGAAGAAGCCCATGCTTCGCGCCAAATGCGTTCTATTCAGGGAAATGCTCAGCACAACTCAATGGGAAGTTTTTCGGGTTCAGGTCAGGGAATGGGGCCTACAGCCCTTTCTTCACGAAGCCGTCCTGAAAATGCTCAGGTTGTGCGTACCGTTCCAA